A single window of Nasonia vitripennis strain AsymCx chromosome 4, Nvit_psr_1.1, whole genome shotgun sequence DNA harbors:
- the LOC103315594 gene encoding uncharacterized protein LOC103315594: MFLRQILMKALLEYRIKSAVHQNAANDKSITSEISCASVANSHSNQKNPNDETVEDEASATNSPAAAATNTMEPSEPDNGSAVSLPHSDFAVEDGNIIHTEDGTAMEELQFPVVEVEHYKTKSEYLLDKKVVQNKNSAIDFFKKYNLSLPIEDMDKFHAFDDELRKNAFLKIDVYLELTSLVDPTGCIPKSFNAILKKFIANSIALQLTAVRKAHDPTKEQSHTKFKDTELYQYMCVVMTAAMKKRNLVPSDKLMISGLSSVLCNAKRWD, encoded by the exons ATGTTTTTACGGCAGATTCTGATGAAAGCGCTTCTGGAATACAGGATAAAGTCTGCTGTTCACCAGAATGCAGCAAACGATa AATCAATCACATCAGAGATTTCATGTGCTTCAGTTGCTAACAGTCATTCAAATCAGAAAAATCCAAACGATGAAACGGTGGAGGATGAAGCCTCTGCAACTAATtcacctgctgctgctgcaacaaACACGATGGAACCAAGTGAGCCAGACAATGGATCTGCTGTGTCATTGCCTCATTCAGATTTTGCCGTTGAAGATGGAAATATCATCCATACAGAAGATGGAACTGCTATGGAAGAATTACAATTCCCTGTGGTTGAAGTGGAAcattataaaacaaaatcag AGTATTTATTGGACAAAAAAGTTgtccaaaacaaaaattcagcAATCGATttcttcaaaaaatataatttgtcACTACCGATTGAGGATATGGATAAATTTCATGCATTCGATGATGAACTGAGGAAGAATGCATTCCTTAAAATAGATGTG TATTTAGAATTGACATCGCTGGTTGATCCTACAGGCTGTATCCCAAAAAGCTTCAATGCgatactaaaaaaatttatagcAAATAGCATTGCTCTGCAACTGACAGCAGTTAGGAAGGCTCATGACCCAACTAAGGAGCAAAGTCATACCAAATTCAAGGATACTGAGTTATATCAATATATGTGTG TTGTAATGACTGCagcgatgaaaaaaagaaatcttgTTCCTTCGGATAAACTGATGATCTCTGGACTGAGTTCCGTATTGTGTAATGCAAAAAGATGGGACTAg